The following coding sequences are from one Formosa haliotis window:
- the fabG gene encoding 3-oxoacyl-[acyl-carrier-protein] reductase, producing the protein MKLLQGKTAIITGASRGIGKGIAQVFAQHGANVAFTYSSSVEAANALEAELQGLGIKAKGYQSNAANFSEAQTLADDVVKEFGSIDILVNNAGITKDNLLMRISEEDFDSVIEVNLKSVFNMTKAVQRTMLKQRKGSIINMSSVVGVKGNAGQTNYAASKAGIIGFSKSVALELGSRNIRSNVVAPGFIETEMTAKLDENTVKGWRDGIPLKRGGTPSDVANVCVFLASDMSAYVTGQTLNVDGGMLT; encoded by the coding sequence ATGAAATTATTACAAGGAAAAACAGCAATTATTACAGGTGCAAGCCGTGGAATTGGTAAAGGAATTGCTCAAGTTTTTGCACAACATGGTGCAAATGTAGCATTTACTTATAGTTCGTCTGTAGAAGCTGCAAACGCTCTAGAAGCAGAATTACAAGGCTTAGGAATAAAAGCTAAAGGATACCAAAGTAATGCTGCCAATTTTAGTGAAGCTCAAACTCTAGCAGACGATGTAGTAAAAGAATTTGGTAGTATCGATATATTAGTAAATAACGCAGGAATAACTAAAGATAATTTATTAATGCGTATTAGTGAAGAAGATTTTGATTCGGTTATAGAAGTGAATTTAAAATCGGTTTTTAATATGACCAAAGCTGTACAACGAACCATGCTTAAACAACGTAAAGGCTCTATTATTAATATGAGTTCTGTAGTTGGGGTTAAGGGTAATGCTGGTCAAACAAATTATGCTGCTTCTAAAGCAGGTATTATCGGATTTTCAAAATCTGTTGCTTTAGAATTAGGTTCTAGAAACATTAGAAGCAACGTTGTTGCTCCAGGTTTTATAGAGACTGAAATGACTGCAAAATTAGACGAAAACACAGTAAAAGGATGGCGCGATGGTATTCCGTTAAAACGTGGAGGTACACCAAGTGATGTTGCCAATGTTTGTGTGTTTTTAGCAAGCGATATGAGTGCGTATGTTACAGGACAAACGCTAAATGTAGATGGCGGAATGTTAACATAA
- a CDS encoding prohibitin family protein, with product MDKLPKIALPFIIAIIALIIIVSKSAITINSGEAGVLYKTFGGGVVTDEPPLGEGFHIVAPWNKVFVYEVRQQELYEKMNVLSSNGLDIKLEASAWFQPQFENLGKLHQEKSEMYKERILLPAIRSAARSVVGRYTPEQLYSSKRDAIQQEIFEETKSIVDDQYIQLNEILVRDVTLPATIKDAIERKLKQEQESLEYEFRLVTATKEAQKQIIEAQGKADANRILSESLNDKILQDKGIEATVKLSESPNSKVIVIGSGDSGLPIILGNQ from the coding sequence ATGGATAAATTACCTAAAATTGCATTGCCTTTTATAATCGCTATTATAGCTTTAATAATTATTGTTTCTAAATCTGCTATAACCATCAATTCGGGTGAAGCCGGTGTGCTTTATAAGACTTTTGGTGGCGGGGTTGTTACAGACGAACCACCACTTGGTGAAGGGTTTCATATTGTAGCTCCTTGGAATAAAGTGTTTGTTTACGAAGTGAGACAACAAGAGCTTTACGAAAAAATGAATGTGTTATCTTCTAACGGATTGGATATTAAATTAGAGGCTTCTGCATGGTTTCAACCACAGTTTGAAAACTTAGGAAAATTACATCAAGAAAAAAGTGAAATGTACAAGGAACGTATTTTACTTCCTGCCATTCGTTCTGCTGCCAGAAGTGTTGTAGGACGTTATACACCTGAGCAATTGTACTCAAGTAAGCGTGATGCGATTCAGCAAGAAATTTTTGAAGAAACTAAAAGTATTGTAGATGACCAATACATTCAATTAAACGAAATTTTAGTGCGCGACGTTACTTTACCTGCAACAATTAAAGATGCTATTGAGCGTAAATTAAAGCAAGAGCAAGAATCTTTAGAATACGAATTTAGATTAGTTACAGCAACTAAAGAAGCCCAAAAACAAATTATTGAAGCACAAGGTAAAGCCGATGCGAATAGAATTTTAAGTGAGTCTTTAAATGATAAAATTTTACAAGATAAAGGGATAGAAGCAACAGTAAAATTATCGGAATCTCCAAACTCTAAAGTGATTGTAATTGGTTCTGGAGATAGCGGATTACCTATTATACTTGGGAATCAATAA
- the hisG gene encoding ATP phosphoribosyltransferase, with protein sequence MSKLKIAVQKSGRLYDESMEILKDIGISIDNGRDQLKASAKNFPIEVFYLRNGDIPQYLKDGVVDAAIIGENVLIEKGGDIQIVQKLGFSSCKVSIAVPKAVKYNSIQDLEGKRIATSYPNTVQLFLDKNNVNAQLHIINGSVEIAPNIGLADAIVDIVSSGSTLFKNGLKEAEVLLKSEAVLASSPLISEENLELLNKIKFRIDSVLKGRQSKYVLLNAPNEKLKEIIAILPGMKSPTVLPLAQEGWSSVHTVINKNKFWEIIDALKAQGAEGILVCPIDNMVL encoded by the coding sequence ATGAGTAAACTAAAAATTGCAGTTCAAAAATCAGGTCGACTTTACGACGAATCTATGGAAATCCTTAAAGACATAGGAATTTCTATAGACAATGGAAGAGATCAATTAAAAGCTTCTGCTAAGAATTTTCCAATCGAAGTGTTTTATTTACGCAACGGCGATATCCCTCAATATTTAAAAGATGGCGTTGTAGATGCCGCGATTATTGGAGAAAATGTTTTAATAGAAAAAGGAGGCGATATTCAAATTGTTCAAAAGTTAGGGTTTTCGTCTTGTAAAGTTTCTATTGCAGTGCCAAAAGCTGTAAAATATAATAGTATACAAGATTTAGAAGGTAAGCGTATAGCCACCTCGTATCCAAATACCGTGCAATTATTTTTAGATAAAAACAATGTTAATGCACAACTTCACATTATTAACGGCTCGGTAGAAATTGCTCCAAATATAGGTTTAGCAGATGCCATTGTAGATATTGTTTCTAGCGGAAGTACCTTATTTAAAAATGGTTTAAAAGAAGCGGAAGTATTGTTGAAATCTGAAGCTGTGTTGGCGTCTTCACCATTAATTTCAGAAGAAAATTTAGAACTTTTAAATAAAATAAAATTTAGAATTGATTCCGTTTTAAAAGGCAGACAATCTAAATATGTGCTCTTAAATGCGCCAAACGAAAAATTAAAAGAAATTATTGCCATTTTACCCGGTATGAAAAGTCCAACAGTATTACCTTTAGCACAAGAAGGTTGGAGCTCGGTTCATACCGTAATTAATAAAAATAAATTTTGGGAAATTATAGATGCTTTAAAAGCTCAAGGTGCCGAAGGTATATTAGTTTGCCCAATCGATAATATGGTTTTATAA